The Sulfurospirillum deleyianum DSM 6946 nucleotide sequence TGGATGAGTTGTACGGCATAATCGTAAATTTTAGGAAAATAATCAGACGCATAACGTACGTTGCCATTCCAGTTAAACCCTAGCCATGTCACCGCATCTTTAAGCGCTTCAACGTATTTGGTATCCTCAGTGGTTGGGTTGGTGTCGTCCATGCGGAGGTTGCACTGCCCCTGATAATCACGTGCAATGCCAAAATTGATACAAATAGACTTTGCGTGTCCAATGTGCGGAAAGCCATTAGGCTCAGGAGGAAATCTCGTTACAATGTTTTGATACTTGCCTGCTTTTAAATCCTCTTCCACTTTTAGACGTAAAAAATCTTTACTTTCGCTCATGTTATTAAAACCTTTGATGTAAAACTCTTATAGTTTGTATTTTATCATGCTCTGCATTAATTAACCCAAAAGTGTTTTTACATGTAATAATGATTTGAAGATTTTTGAGTCTAATGAAATGACGTATGGATTATGAATGTTGCGTTTGTTTGTGGATGCTGTTCATAGCAATAATTGTCCACGAGATTAAAATGACATTAACGAAGGTTTCTGCACAGAACGTAAGCTGTATACTCATAAAATCGCCTTTCAAAAAGATAAGGAAGGGAAGGATAATAACCCTTCCTTATACACATTAACGAATTGGCACACGTGAACTAAGAGGTTGTGGCTTAAATTCTGGTAAGAAGCGACAATCGCTCGTATCCCATTTCGCATCTAAAGATTGACACTGTTTGGCAATACTGTGAGCAGTTGGTTTTTTCTTTGTATTGATCCACTCAAGTAGTCCATTCATAATAGAGACGTAATGTACATCACTGATGTAGCTGTGTTGATTGTCGTTGGCAAACGTTTGAACCAAATTGGCACCTTTGCCTGCTTTTTCAACTTTTTGTTTCCAAAAATCAGCAATTTCAACAAAAACCGTTGGGTCATTGACCGCATTGATGCTGACCATTGGAAGGGCGATATTACCTGTTGGGTCTGCATCTTTTGCAAAATCAGCTACAGCTTTGGGGTCTGCTTTGTAACGAAGCACTTTTTTATTAAGCGCATCATCGTTGCTTGATCCTACGTATTTGACGTTTTCATTGCCAAAAGGGTTACGACCATCTAAACGGTTCCACACGATGTCTTGAAAATGATTCGTTGCCCATGTTAAATGTGCCTGAATGTTTTTTTCAGGGATTTTAATGACATTGACAATAGTTTTAAGGTTGTCTTTTTGTTTGGCAGTGCGTTCACTTTCTGGTTTATCTAACCCCAAACACTCGTTGACCCTTTGTGTTAAATCTTCTTTTTTCATCAGTTTCGCATCTTTGGGAAGTCCCTGCCATAACGGGTATCGTACTTCATTTGCACGTGGGTGATTTTCACACACGGCTTGCCAAACGACACGTAAATCAAGCCTAAAATCATATGCTTTAGTGCCACCTGCAAGGAGTGAATTGGTCAAGAGAACACCATCAAGTTTAGGGCTTATTTTTGAAAAAGGGCCATCCACTTCAGCGGCTCTTGCCGCAACGCCACCACCCCATGATTGTCCGTGTAAAATCACTTTATTGGTTTTACCAAGAACACTGGTCGCAAGGGGAAGTAAGCGAGCCGTATCTTCAGCGGCCGCCATAACTTCAACCCCGCCTTGTCGGTACGAAGTAACAGCTAAAGCCGAGCCACTTCTTACCCAAATAGACCAACGATCAAAATCTGCAATGGCACGTTCTGCTTTTGGAAGTTTTCCCAGAGCAGGCCCACCATGTGAATGAAGCACTAAATTGCCATTCCACTCTTTAGGTTTGGCAATCCAATAATATGCTCCCATTTCATCTTGTCCAGCCCAGCAGGTTGTTCCTGTTGGCAAATTTTTTACTTCGCTAGGGCATGGTTGCTCCATTGGTGCTGCCATAGCGCATGAAACCATCGCTCCTAATAAAAAAGAGCCTGCAATACGTGATATTTTCATAAGAGACTCTCCTTAAAATTTGTAATTGGCTTTAAACCAAAGTTCTTCACCTTTATTCGCATCCGTGAATTCACCGCTTAAAATGGTGTAAAGTGCATCAAATTCTAGACCTTTGAGTGCTCCTGTAAATTTATAAGAGGCATAGAAGTCTGTAATTTTTTGATCGTCACGGTTTGATGCAGCTGAATTAACATCGAGTTTCGTGTAGCGAGCACCTGTTAAAAGATTGAACTGTTTAAAATTGTAGTTTGCATCAATAGAGTAGCCTGAGGTGTCGGAACTAAAGGTACCAACTTTTACTTGTCTACCTTTGATATAGTTAGGTTGTGCGCCACCGCCAAGACCTGCTTTAACGCCTTTATTGCCATCATCATCGCTGATAGAAGAGTAGGCAACATAGGTTTTGAAATTTTCATAGCCTAAATTAACTTTGACACCGTACATTTTGGCTGCATCGTATTCTTCCCAATCGGTGTAAAGATAATTTGCAGCAATTCCGTAATTAAAACGGTTGTATTTGTTGGTGTATTCTGCTTCAAAGTAGTAGTCTTTATAGCCTTGTTTTCTACTTGTCGCAGTTGCACCTTTTGCATCATTATCCAATGTTAAATATTGAACGGTTAACTCAACGTTAGGAATAGATTTATTACTCATCTTTCGCACCTAAATCCCAGCAATTCTTGAGTTGCACTTCGTAGTGTAGCAATTATACTGGTAAAATCCTTATTGTTCTTTACAATCTCATCAATTTGTGCTATTTTGTCCATTATTTCAATAAACGCTTGCATAGCAATAGAAAGCGTGTAGAGTTCACACTCCAAATCTTTAAATAATCCACCAATGGTTTTTGGCTCATGGCTGATTCTATTGATGTAGCTGACAATATTGTAAGCAAAGAATGAAAGTGTCATTCTAGCAATCAGTGCTTCATAGATTCTATTTTCTTCTTGTCCAAACCCAAAGTATTCTCTGAGCTCTTTATAGCCTTGTTCTATATCCCATCGTCGTTTATAAATCTCAATAATCTCTTCATCATTGAGTTCTAAATCGGTGGAGACAATAGGGATGAGATTGTCGGTGGTTTTAATAAAAACAATTTTGAGTTTCCCTGCATTTTTATGTTCAACAACGGTTGAAAAATAGCTAAAGCGAATCTTCTTGCCATATGTTCCCACTTTGGCATTTTTAAGCTTTTTGTGTTTTTCATACATGGCATTCAGTGTTTTTTCTTTGTCATTAAAGTTCCAAATCTTAGTGTTGTTAGCAATTCTTGAAATGACCTTTAGACCCAAATCGTTCATCTCTTGGATAAAGGCTGGTTTAGAGTACCAACTGTCAACCAGCAAGTAATCAGCGTATATACCACTGTGTACAGCTCTTTTTACCATAGCCAATGCTATCTTAGACTTACCCTCCATAATCTCCATTCTTCGTTTGTAAGCGTTGCAACGGATATCGAGTTCTGTACTAAACTCTTCAACTTTAACGCGGGCATAGTTTCCCATGCTCATTGCAAAATCTATCATAAAATTTGAATAACCATCACTATAATTCAAAGAAACAACATTGATCCCTCTAATGGTTCGCTTCTCTTTATTGCTCCAAAGTCCATCACGACTCCCCTCTATATATTTACCTGTTTTACCCTCAACCGTATCATCCATAATAAAGACTTTTATTGACGAAGCATCTTGGACTTTATGCAAAAGCTTGATGATTTTTAAAGTGCTTAAAGAGAGAAGTTTTCTCCAGTTGTAGCTACTATTTTGCAAAAGTCTGTAGTAGGTGTCTTTTTTAAAACTCTCATTGCTTTGGTGCATAAACGAAGATATCTTTTTATTCATCACCAACATATAGACAAAGTGTAATACAACAAGATAGGGGGCTACGCCTTCTCTTTTCTTTACAAAGTTAGCACGGTGTAAAATACTCTTGATGTTTAAGAGTTGCAGTGTTTGATATATGGGGTTTTTAAGCGTTGTATTTATGGCCGATAGGATCTGTTCTTGAAGATTCATGGATGATATTCTTTATTTTTATTATAGCTAAAAGTGCCTAATATAGGGCTTTAACAGACTTTTTTCATTTGTCAATATGGAGATGGCACTCTTCTAAACGCTCGAAAGAATAGCCTTTTTAGACTATTCTTTTATTGGAATTAGGTGCGAAAGCTCAGTTATTAATAGCCATAGCCGTATAAGCATAATCATGGTCATTATTGAGTGCTTCAAAATCAGCAATTGCATCGCCATCGGTTCGCGCTTGAAATTTTGTGACCACACCTGCCATTAAAGTGGTTTGTGGAATATCGGTATTGGTCAGTAAGGCTGCTTCAAAGGATTGGGTAATCATACGAGAAGTACTGCTTCCAATAAGAGGCGTTTTAATAAATTGACGACCAACTTTTGCGGTTGTATTGCCTAATTTGTATAAGACATAGGCTTCTGAGAGTTGTGCCCCTGAGCCATACATTTCATCTTCAAACACCACTTTTGCATCATCACTTGCATTGGGTTGAAAACTTGATTGCATCGTAGCGCCTAGTGAAAAACCATAAAGACTACCTGTGATGTAATTGAGTCTAAGACCTGTTGCAAAAATATTGGCACTTTCATCATCGGCATCACGGTCACGGTCAAAATACCATGCACGTAATTCTCCGCTTACTTTACCCTCTTTAAATGCGTCAGCAAGTGTGTCTGCTGCAAATGAACTGGTGGTTAGACCAGCAACTAAAATAGCCGCCAAGCTAAGATTAGCTAGTTTCATACCTTCTCCTTAAGTTAAATGATATTTCAAGAAAGACAAGAAGAAGTGTAGGTGAAAAAAGTTTCGGGAAAGTCGCTTTTAAAACACTATGATGAATTTTTACATGTAAAGATAAAATTTAAGAAATGAGAATGCGGTATCCTACGCCTGAGATGTTTTCAATCGCCTCTTTACCTATTTTGGCACGTAGTTTATTGACTAAGCTTTTAAAGGCACTCTCACTTCCCATGTCATCCTCCCAAAGTGTTTTTTGGAGCTCTTCTTTGGAAGTCATACGATTTTGATTGGCAATAAGATGGTCTAAAAGTTTGACTTCTTTTGCAGTGAGGGGATGGATGTGCTGCTCAAAGGTGACAGTGCGCTGTTGATAGAGGTAAAGAGCACCTGTAATGAATTTTACATGTAACGTTTTATGTTGAATTACTTTTCGGGCTGCATTTTTGAGTGTTTTTTCTAAAATAGTAAAGTCAATGGGTTTGGTGAGATAATCCACTAATGAGAGTTTAATAGCTTCTAAAAGATAGGCTTTATCGGTGTATGCCGTCAGAAGAAAAACTTGTGATTTTTCATCAAAACTGCGTAGCCATTTTACAAAATCAATTCCATTCATACCTGGTAAATTAATATCGCAAATAATAATATCTGGCGCAAATGTTGCATAGAGCTCTTGTGCCTCTTCTGCAGAGGCAACGGCTAAAATAGTGTCGCTAAAATAGTGAAGTACTTTGCTAATGGTTTCACGAATGGAAGCATCATCTTCGATGTAGAGAATATGCAGTGATTTGAGTGTCGTTTGCAGTGAAAAATCATTTTCAACTAAATATACCATGTCACTTCCTTTTTAGTAAAATCCAACCATTTTCCACCATGCTAGACCCACCACAATGAAAATAAACTGATTCATAAGATTAATCATAAAACCAGCACGCAACCACTCTTTTTGACTGACGTAGCCTGATTCAAAAAGAATGACTCCTCGTGTATGGGTGTAGGGCGTAAGAGAACCATAAAGGCTACTTGAAAAACCTAAGAGCAATGCTAGAGGATAAATGGGAATACCAAGCGTTGTTCCAACACTTAAAAACACAACATATAAGGCTGCCACTTGAGCTATACCACTGGCAAAAAAGTAGTGGATATAAATATAAATGGCATTGAGTGCGACTAGAATAAATATCCAATGCATAGAATTTATTACATAAAGCTGTTCCCCAATTATGGCGCCAAACCATTTGGTAAAGCCAAGTTTATGTAAAAACTCTGCCATCATCAAAAGGGCACAGAGCCAAATCAGTGTATCCCATGCGTTTTTTTCACCTTTGATATCATCCCATGTGAGCACTCCCGTAATCATAAGAACACTTAGTGCAATGAGTGCAGATGTTGTTGCATGAAGATTTAAGAAAGAGCCAAAAATCCAAAGAGCTAAAAGCCCAAAAAACGTGATGAGCATAATGATTTCATTCAAACAAAGCGTGCCTTTTTCTTTTAAGGCTGTTAGGGCAAAAAGAGGTGCTTCTAGGGTTTCTTCAATGGTAGGTTTCATAATGAAATAAAGCGCAATAGGAATAAAGAAGAATGCAATTAATACAGGAAGACTTGCGGCAATAAACCATTCTGACCAGCTAAGATTTACGCCAAATCCACTAGCAAATTTAACAATTAAAGGATTGGCCGCATAAGCGGTAATGAAGAGTGCACCTGTAATATCGCTGATATGGCTAAGACACATAATGAGGTAAGCGCCCATTTTATGGCGACTCTGATCGTTAGGATAGGAGTTGAAATGGCGTGCTAATGCTTGCGTGATAGGATAAATAATGCCCCCTGAACGAGCGGTACTGCTTGGTGTTGCTGGAGATAAAATAAGGTCTGCAAAGGCAAGTGCATAGGCAAGTCCTAAAGTTCGTTTTCCAAAATAGCGCACCAATAAAAGCGCTATTCGCTCTCCTAGCCCTGTTTTAAGAAATCCTTTGGCAATGAAAAAAGCGATGATAATGAGCCAAATAAGTTCATTATTAAATCCACTGAGTGCATCCATAATAGCTTTTTTTGATGAAACTGCTCCTGCCGCACCTGTGATAGCAAAAAGCGTAATGCTTAAAAGTCCAATAGCCCCCATAGGCATAATGGAAAACATGATGGCACTGATGGTGGCAAGAAAGAGAATAAGCGTTTGCCATGAATGCAATTCGATGGTATCTGGTTTAATAAACCATGCAATAGACGCAATGAGTGCGATGGTAAAAAGAGGGATGATTTTGACACTCTCGTGCACTTTAAATCCTTACATGTAAAAACAAATTAAACCACATTATAAGCAAAAAAAGTCGCTAATAAGCTTTTTTTTGTTTGTATGTTATGATAGCCACCATGAAGCAACTTTGTTTTTTTTCTCTTCTTTTAGCATTACTGTTAAGTTCTGTATGTGCGCAAACGCAGACCTTTTTAAACAAAAAAGAGCAAGCGTATATGGATGAAAAACAAGTGCTGAATGTCTATGTGGAGCCTGATATTTATTTTTACACGTATACGTACGATAATTACCTCAATGGTTATGCCATTCATTACCTGCGTTTGTTGGCAAAAAAACTCAATAGCGAGCTTCGTTTTATCTTTGATATTAGCCCTGAGGAAGCGAAAAAACAGCTTGCATTAGGCATGTTGGATATAGCTCTTTTGACGCAGACGTATGCTTTGGATGAACGAGAATTTCAGTTAAGTAAATTCCCTGTAGGTGTGCTTCAGCCTGCCTTATTAATGCCCAAAATTTATCAAACTTTTCCTGATTTAGCGTCGATGGAGAAGGTGCGCATAGCTGTTGTAAAAGAGAGTGGTTTTGACTCAATGATTAGGGATAAAAATCCTGATGCGAATATTGAAAGTGTCGAAAGCATTGAGGAATTAGTGGAAAAAGTACGACGTCAAGAGGTGGATTGTGCGATTGGGGTGCATGAACACTTTCATGCACTGCTTGAGTCAAAGCGCATTGCAACGCTACAAAGCATTCCTTTACGCAATAATGCCGATTTTCCAATACTTAAATTGGTTTTAGCGACCGATAAGGAGAATATTAGGCTTATTTCAATTCTTAATAAGGCAATGGCACACGTTGATTATTCTGAAATGGTTTTTGCACGTAAACGTTTTTTCCCTTCAGATTCATTTCGACAAACACATATTAAAGTTCCTCTGATGCAAGATGAGAGGTTCTTTTTAATGGGAAAACAGATGCTTAATGTCTGTGTTATTCCTCGCCATCTTCCCTATGGGGATATTGTGAAAAATCACTATCAAGGCATAGGTGCGGACACCATTAAACGCTTAGAAAATGATTTGGATATTCCTATCCAACTGTTACCCACACAGGATAAAGAAGAATCGTTTCAAGCCTTAAGTGATAAACAGTGTGATTTTATTGCGATGACGACACCCCTACCCGATGCAGAAGATAGGTTTGTTTTTACCTCTTCCTTTTTAGATGTTCCTTTAGTGGTTTTAACAAGTGATGATAAAGTCTATGTGCCTGATTTTAAGACGATTCAAGAGCGTTCTTTTGTGATACATAAAGAACATCCCATGATAGAAACTTTACGTTTGATGGTTCCCTTGATGCGTCTTGATGGCGTCGAATCAAATATTGAAGGCTTAAAGCGTGTTGAAAATGGGGAATATTATGGGTTTATTACGTCCAATTTGGTGGTTTCTCATCTTTTTCAACATCATCTTGCCAACCGTCTTAAAGTATCCGCACAAATTCCTCTTTCTATACCCTTTGGTTTTGCCATCTTAAAAGAAAATGAGATGTTACACGCTATTTTAGAGCAGAGTATAAAGTATTCTCTTAAAAGTGAAATGGAAACGTTGGTGCGTAAATGGGTACCTGAGCGCTCGCCTAAAGGGTTTGATTACCATGTGGTACTTCAATTAGTACTCTTTTTTATGCTCTTCTCAGCGCTAAGTTTTGCACTTTATTTTGAGATGAGGCTTAAAAAAAGCAGGCTAGAAGTTGCAACACAATCACTTGATGCTCTAAATCAAGAACTTGAATCTCGCATCAAAGAAGAGGTGAAAATCAGTCGTGAAAAAGATATGGTGATGTACCGTCAAAGTAGGTTTGCGAGCATGGGTGAGATGATAGGCAATATTGCTCATCAGTGGAGGCAACCTTTAATGGAACTCTCTGCAATTTTGATGGAGTTACAAGCAAAAGTGCATTTTAAAAAACAGCTGAGGGATGAAGAGATTATAGAGACGATTAGCTCTTCTAACCGAGTGATTCAATTTATGTCACATACTATTGATGATTTTAGAAATTTTTTCTCTCCGCAAAAAGAGTTTCAGCGTTTTTGCATTAATGCAGTTGTGAAAGAGTCTTTACACATTATGAACGCAACTTTCCATCACCATCGCATTGAGGTTGAGGTGCGTGAGCATCTTCTTGATGTGATGGCGAATGGACTTAAAAATGAGTATGCACAGGTTATGATTAATTTACTTTCCAATGCCAAAGATATTTTAGTAGCACGAGGGATCGTGAAAAAACGCATTGTCATTGAGATTGATGAAGATGCCATGGCATCCACTGTTGTCGTATGGGATAATGCAGGGGGCATTGAAGAAGAGAATCTTGCTCATATTTTTGAGCCTTTTTTTACGAAGGAGAAGAGCAATGGTACGGGCATTGGACTTTTTATGTCTCGAATGATTGTGGAAAACAATATGCATGGCAGTATGAGTGTTAAAAATAAAAAAGAAGGGGCGCTCTTTTGTGTGAGGCTTCCAAAAGTATTAACTCCATGAAAAAAAGCAACTTTTACGCAACTTTTTTGGTTTACGATAAGGGTGTGCTTTTTTCTCAAATGGTTTACATGTAAGGAAAATTATGGTGCTTCCATTTCATCAGCGTGTTGCGCTTGTTTCAGGTATATTACTCACATTTTTTCTTCTTCTTTTTGGCGGTGTTGCTTATTTTAAAATAAAATTCTACGTAGATAAAGAGGTGAGCGCACGTCAGTTACAACGCATGAAAACGCTTCAATTGGA carries:
- a CDS encoding alpha/beta hydrolase, translated to MKISRIAGSFLLGAMVSCAMAAPMEQPCPSEVKNLPTGTTCWAGQDEMGAYYWIAKPKEWNGNLVLHSHGGPALGKLPKAERAIADFDRWSIWVRSGSALAVTSYRQGGVEVMAAAEDTARLLPLATSVLGKTNKVILHGQSWGGGVAARAAEVDGPFSKISPKLDGVLLTNSLLAGGTKAYDFRLDLRVVWQAVCENHPRANEVRYPLWQGLPKDAKLMKKEDLTQRVNECLGLDKPESERTAKQKDNLKTIVNVIKIPEKNIQAHLTWATNHFQDIVWNRLDGRNPFGNENVKYVGSSNDDALNKKVLRYKADPKAVADFAKDADPTGNIALPMVSINAVNDPTVFVEIADFWKQKVEKAGKGANLVQTFANDNQHSYISDVHYVSIMNGLLEWINTKKKPTAHSIAKQCQSLDAKWDTSDCRFLPEFKPQPLSSRVPIR
- a CDS encoding IS4 family transposase — protein: MNLQEQILSAINTTLKNPIYQTLQLLNIKSILHRANFVKKREGVAPYLVVLHFVYMLVMNKKISSFMHQSNESFKKDTYYRLLQNSSYNWRKLLSLSTLKIIKLLHKVQDASSIKVFIMDDTVEGKTGKYIEGSRDGLWSNKEKRTIRGINVVSLNYSDGYSNFMIDFAMSMGNYARVKVEEFSTELDIRCNAYKRRMEIMEGKSKIALAMVKRAVHSGIYADYLLVDSWYSKPAFIQEMNDLGLKVISRIANNTKIWNFNDKEKTLNAMYEKHKKLKNAKVGTYGKKIRFSYFSTVVEHKNAGKLKIVFIKTTDNLIPIVSTDLELNDEEIIEIYKRRWDIEQGYKELREYFGFGQEENRIYEALIARMTLSFFAYNIVSYINRISHEPKTIGGLFKDLECELYTLSIAMQAFIEIMDKIAQIDEIVKNNKDFTSIIATLRSATQELLGFRCER
- a CDS encoding OprD family outer membrane porin; the encoded protein is MKLANLSLAAILVAGLTTSSFAADTLADAFKEGKVSGELRAWYFDRDRDADDESANIFATGLRLNYITGSLYGFSLGATMQSSFQPNASDDAKVVFEDEMYGSGAQLSEAYVLYKLGNTTAKVGRQFIKTPLIGSSTSRMITQSFEAALLTNTDIPQTTLMAGVVTKFQARTDGDAIADFEALNNDHDYAYTAMAINN
- a CDS encoding response regulator transcription factor, producing MVYLVENDFSLQTTLKSLHILYIEDDASIRETISKVLHYFSDTILAVASAEEAQELYATFAPDIIICDINLPGMNGIDFVKWLRSFDEKSQVFLLTAYTDKAYLLEAIKLSLVDYLTKPIDFTILEKTLKNAARKVIQHKTLHVKFITGALYLYQQRTVTFEQHIHPLTAKEVKLLDHLIANQNRMTSKEELQKTLWEDDMGSESAFKSLVNKLRAKIGKEAIENISGVGYRILIS
- a CDS encoding DASS family sodium-coupled anion symporter translates to MHESVKIIPLFTIALIASIAWFIKPDTIELHSWQTLILFLATISAIMFSIMPMGAIGLLSITLFAITGAAGAVSSKKAIMDALSGFNNELIWLIIIAFFIAKGFLKTGLGERIALLLVRYFGKRTLGLAYALAFADLILSPATPSSTARSGGIIYPITQALARHFNSYPNDQSRHKMGAYLIMCLSHISDITGALFITAYAANPLIVKFASGFGVNLSWSEWFIAASLPVLIAFFFIPIALYFIMKPTIEETLEAPLFALTALKEKGTLCLNEIIMLITFFGLLALWIFGSFLNLHATTSALIALSVLMITGVLTWDDIKGEKNAWDTLIWLCALLMMAEFLHKLGFTKWFGAIIGEQLYVINSMHWIFILVALNAIYIYIHYFFASGIAQVAALYVVFLSVGTTLGIPIYPLALLLGFSSSLYGSLTPYTHTRGVILFESGYVSQKEWLRAGFMINLMNQFIFIVVGLAWWKMVGFY
- a CDS encoding ATP-binding protein, with amino-acid sequence MKQLCFFSLLLALLLSSVCAQTQTFLNKKEQAYMDEKQVLNVYVEPDIYFYTYTYDNYLNGYAIHYLRLLAKKLNSELRFIFDISPEEAKKQLALGMLDIALLTQTYALDEREFQLSKFPVGVLQPALLMPKIYQTFPDLASMEKVRIAVVKESGFDSMIRDKNPDANIESVESIEELVEKVRRQEVDCAIGVHEHFHALLESKRIATLQSIPLRNNADFPILKLVLATDKENIRLISILNKAMAHVDYSEMVFARKRFFPSDSFRQTHIKVPLMQDERFFLMGKQMLNVCVIPRHLPYGDIVKNHYQGIGADTIKRLENDLDIPIQLLPTQDKEESFQALSDKQCDFIAMTTPLPDAEDRFVFTSSFLDVPLVVLTSDDKVYVPDFKTIQERSFVIHKEHPMIETLRLMVPLMRLDGVESNIEGLKRVENGEYYGFITSNLVVSHLFQHHLANRLKVSAQIPLSIPFGFAILKENEMLHAILEQSIKYSLKSEMETLVRKWVPERSPKGFDYHVVLQLVLFFMLFSALSFALYFEMRLKKSRLEVATQSLDALNQELESRIKEEVKISREKDMVMYRQSRFASMGEMIGNIAHQWRQPLMELSAILMELQAKVHFKKQLRDEEIIETISSSNRVIQFMSHTIDDFRNFFSPQKEFQRFCINAVVKESLHIMNATFHHHRIEVEVREHLLDVMANGLKNEYAQVMINLLSNAKDILVARGIVKKRIVIEIDEDAMASTVVVWDNAGGIEEENLAHIFEPFFTKEKSNGTGIGLFMSRMIVENNMHGSMSVKNKKEGALFCVRLPKVLTP